DNA sequence from the Acidothermus cellulolyticus 11B genome:
GCGTTGCGGCGGCTCGGCGCTAAAACCCAGGTGGTCGGTCCCACCGATGTCGAGAGCGATTTCCCGCGTACCCGGCTCACGCATTCGTTGGAGTGCGCGCAGATCGGTCGGGATCTGGGTGCAGCCCTCGGTTGTGATCCTGACATCGTGGAGACGGCCTGCCTCGCGCATGACCTCGGTCATCCGCCGTTCGGGCACAACGGCGAATCGGCGTTGGCGCAGATTGCCCGGCATATCGGCGGCTTTGAGGGAAACGCCCAGTCCTTCCGCCTGCTGACCCGTCTGGAGGCCAAGATTCTCGACGCCGCCGGGCACAGTGTCGGTTTGAATCTGACCCGGGCCAGTCTGGACGCCGCGACGAAATACCCGTGGGGCCCGGATACGTCCGATGCCGACGCGGCATCTCATTCCGATGCCGGGGCGGCGTCCGTGCCTGATGCCGGGGTGTCTCCTCCCGGTGGGGTTGCATCCGTGCCCGATGCCGGGGCGGCGTCCGGCGGTGCGAGTGGCCGGAAATTCGGCGCCTACCGGGAGGATCTAGCGGTTCTGGACTGGGTGCGGGCCGGGGCGCCGGCGCGGCGTCCCTGCCTTGAGGCGCAGGTCATGGATTGGGCGGACGACGTCGCCTACTCCGTCCACGACCTGGAGGACGGGATTCACGCCGAGTTGGTGCCGCTTCGCCGACTGCGGAATCCGGCCGGGTGGGCGGACGTCGTCGACGTCGCCGCCGAGCGGTACCTCATCGGGGTCGAACGCGCCGAAATCGACGACGCCGTACGCCGCTTGCTGAGCTTCCCATGGTGGTTGACGGAATACACCGGCAGCCGGCGTGAGTTGGCGGCATTGAAGAACATGACGAGCGAGCTGATCGGCCGCTTCTGTTCGGCGGCCGAAACCGCAACGCGCCAGGCGTATGGAGCCGCGCCGGTGAACCGGTACGCCGCCGAACTCGTGGTTCCTCGGGAGGCGCGGATCGAGTGCGGCCTGCTCAAGGCGGTCACCGCGCACTTCGTGATGGCCCGTCATGGCGCGGAGGAGACGCGGGTCCGGCAACGGGAGGTGCTGGCGGATCTCGTGGAGGCGCTGGTGGCATTGGACGGCACGGTCCTCGATCCGGTCTTCGCGGAGGAATGGCGGGAGGCGGCGGACGATGCCGGGCGGTTGCGGGCGGTCGTCGACCAAGTGGCGGCGTTGACCGACACCTCGGCGCTTGCGTGGCATCGCCGGCTCTGCCCACGCAACGCGGTGGTGATTGCCGGCACAACGGGATAGCGGCGCCGAGCAGGGGAAGGGATAGCGGCGCGAGCTGGGGAAGGGATGGCGGGGCGTCAGCCGGGTGCGCTAGCTGCGCCAGGGGTAAGGAAGACGAAGGCACGCAGGGGGAGACAACCGAGGAGGCAGTGGTGAGCGAACAGACATTCGTCGTCGTCGGGGCGAGTTTGGCCGGTGCGAAGGCGGCGGAGGCATTGCGCAGCGGCGGTTTCGACGGCCGAATTCTGCTCATCGGCGACGATCCGGAACGTCCGTACGAGCGGCCGCCGCTCTCCAAAGGTTTTCTCCTCGGAAAAGAGCCCAAAGAAAAAGCCTACGTGCATCCGGAGAATTTCTACGCCGAGCAGAATATCGAGCTGCGGACGTCGACCAGCGTCACCGCCGTGCACCGGGACCGTCACGAGGTCGAACTTGCCGGTGGTGAGCGGATTCGCTACGACAAACTGCTCCTGGCAACCGGTGCGGCGCCGATTCGGCCCCGGCTTCCCGGCGCGGATCTCCCCGGCGTGCTTTACCTGCGCACGATGGCGGATTCCGTTGCCTTGCGGGCGGCGTTGGAACGCGGCGGCCGGGTCGTCATCGTCGGCGGCGGTTGGATCGGACTGGAGGTCGCCGCCGCGGCGCGGCATTACGGGTGTGCGGTGGTCCTGCTCGAACCACTGCCGGCGCCGTTGTACCGCGTGCTCGGGTTGGAGCTCGGCGGGTTTTATGCGCAGGTGCACCGCGACCACGGCGTGGATGTGCGGCTCGGGGTCGGCGCGGCTGAATTCCGCGGCACCGACCGAGTGGAGGCGGTTGTCGCCAGCGACGGCACGGTGCTGACGGCGGACGTCGTGGTGGTCGGCGTGGGCGCCCGACCCAACACCGCACTCGCCGAAGCGGCCGGCCTGCCGGTTGAGAACGGCATTCTCGTTGACGAATTTCTCCGCACCGCCGACCCGGACATTTTCGCCGCCGGCGACGTCGCGAATGCCTACAATCCCTTCTACGGAACGAGAATCCGGGTCGAGCACTGGGCGAACGCGCAGGATCAGGGGTCGGCCGCGGCAGTGTCGATGCTCGGCCGGGGCGAGCCGTTCGCGAAGGTGCCCTATTTCTACTCCGACCAGTACGACGTCGGCATGGTGTACTCGGGTTTGCTCAATCCCGAGGAGAGCTACGAGCTCGTGTACCGGGGCAGCCGGGATTCTGGAGAATTCTGTGTTTTCTGGCTCAAGGACGGCGTCGTCGCCGCGGGAATGAATGTCAACGTCTGGGATGTCCACTCCGACATCCGCGCGTTGATAAAGTCCCGGACGCCGGTGGATCCGGCGAAATTAGCGGATCCTGGAACGCCGATCGCCGAGGCGGCGCGATGACCGAGACCGTGGGCCAGCACACCGACATCGCCGGGCAGCGGATTGACATCGCCGGCCAGCACACCGATACCGCCGCGCAGCGCACCGAGACCGGCGCGCAGCGGACCGAGACCGTGGGCGATGCGTCGTCCGGGCGGCGTCCGGTGGACGTTGAATCGGTGTCCGCGGTACTGGTGGTGGCTGAGGTGATTCGGCCGCTGCGGTGGCGGGTGCTGCGCCCGGACCAGCCGTTCGCCGAGGCGGTCTATCCCGGTGATGATGCGCCGGACACGTTTCACGTCGCCGTTCGAAGCGGCGGCGATGTGCTTGCCTGCGCGTCGTTTCACCGGGAACCCGCGCCGGACGGCCGGGAGGGGTGGCGGCTTCGTGGGATGGCGAGCGCCACGCCGGGGCGCGGATACGGGTCGACGGCCCTCACGTTCGGATTGGCGGAAGTGCAGCGCCGCGGCGGCCGGTTGGTCTGGTGCAACGCCCGCCTGCCCGCCGTCCCGTTCTACCAGCGGCATGGTTTCACCGTGACCAGCGCCGAATTCGAGATTCCCCCGATCGGCAGACACGTCGTCATGGAGCGGGTGCTGCCGTGACGGTGCAGGTGCTCCGGTACGCCGCATTTACCACCACACCGAGCGGCGGAAATCCCGCCGGGGTGGTGCTGGACGCCGCGGATCTCGACGACGCGGCCATGCAGCGCATCGCCGCAGAGGTCGGGTATTCGGAGACGGCTTTTCTTTCGCCCCGGTTTTCCGTCCCGCATTCCGCGGGGTCTTCTCCTTCGTCCGGGTTTTCTCCCCAGCCGTCGCTGCCTTCGGCCCATCTTTCCCCGTCCGCGCCTTCTTTTCCCGCGGACGGCGGATTCGCGGTGCGGTATTTCACCCCGCAGGTCGAGGTCCCGTTCTGCGGTCATGCCACGATCGCAGCGGGAGTCGTGCTGGGGGAGCGGTATGGGGAAGGCCGGTACCGCTTGCACGCGCCGGCGGGTCCGATCGACGTCGACGTGGCCCGGGACGCCGATGGGTACGTCGCGACGCTGACGAGTGTCACCCCGTCGCTCGCGCCTCTGCCGGATGCCGAACCGCTGCTTGCCGCGTTGCGCTGGTCGGCGTCCGACCTCGATCCGCAACTGCCGCCGCGGGTGGCCTTCGCCGGTTTGCACCACCCGGTGCTGGCGGCGGCGACCCGGGCCCGGCTCGCCGACCTGCACCCGGATCTCGACGCCCTTGCCGCAGTGATGCGCGCGGCCGGCTGGTCGACGGTCCAGCTGGTGTGGCGGGAGACGCCGACCGTGTTCTGGTCGCGGAACCCGGCTCCCGCGGTCGGCATTGCCGAGGATCCGGCGACCGGGTCGGCGGCCGCCGCGTTCGGCCACTACCTGCGCGAGCTCGGGCTGGTCGACGTCCCGGCGACGGTGACCATCCACCAGGGTGACGATCTCGGCCGGCCGAGCGTTCTCGTCGTCCACATCGGGGCTGACGATCCGCGGATCCGGGTCGCCGGTCACGCCGTGCCGATCGATGACCCCGCCTAGACTCGTCGCGTGGCCGGCCGTATCCGGGACGCCGATATCGCCCGCGTCCGTGAGCTCTCCCCGATCGCGGACGTCGTCGCCGAGTACGTCACGCTGCGCAACGCCGGAGGCGGTTCGCTCAAGGGACTCTGCCCGTTTCACGACGAGCGGACGCCGTCGTTTCACGTCACACCCGCCCGGGGGCTGTGGCATTGTTTCGGCTGCGGCGAAGGCGGCGACGTCATCACGTTCGTGGAGAAAATCGAGCACCTGTCGTTTTTTGAGGCCGTTGAACGGTTGGCGGCCCGGGTGGGTTATGAGCTGCACTACGAGCAGGGCCCGGCATCGCTGCGCGGATCGGGCGGGCAACGGCAGCGGCTGTTGGCGGCGAATACAGCGGCGGCTGCGTTCTTCGCCGCGCAGTTGAGTGATGCGCCGGCCGCCCGGCGTTTTCTCACCGACCGTGGTTTTGACGATGCGACGATTTCCCGGTACGGGCTCGGATTCTCACCGGCCCGGTGGGATGAGCTGGTCCGGCATTTGCGGCGGGAGGGGTTCTCCGACGACGACCTGGTGACGGCGGGTCTGGCGATCCGGGGAAACCGAGGGCTGGTCGACCGGTTCCGCGGCCGGCTGATGTGGCCGATCCGCGATATCACCGGGGACATTGTGGGTTTCGGCGCCCGTAAACTCGACCCCGCCGACGACGGCCCCAAATATTTGAACACCCCGGAGACACCGCTGTTCAAAAAGAGCAGCGTGCTGTACGGGATCGACCTGGCGAAGAAGGACATCGCGCGGATTCGGCAGGCGGTCATCGTCGAGGGGTACACCGATGTGATGGCGTGTCATCTCGCCGGTGTGACGACGGCGGTGGCCACGTGCGGCACGGCGTTCGGTGAGGAGCACGTGCGGGTGTTGCGCCGTTTGCTGCTCGATACGTCGGAATTCGGCGGGGAGGTCATTTTCACCTTTGACGCTGACGCCGCCGGGCGGAAGGCGGCGATGCGTGCGTTCGAGTCGGACCAGAAATTCGTCGCGCACACGTTCATCGCCGTTGCGCCGGACGGCATGGATCCGTGCGACCTGCGGCTGGCGCGGGGTGACGCCGCGGTGCGGGACATGATTGCACGCCGGCAGCCGCTGTTCGAATTCGCCATCCGCAGCCTGCTGCGGGATTTCAATCTGGACCTCCCCGAAGGCCGGGTGGCTGCGCTGGAGCGGACAATTCCGCTCGTCGCCCGCATCAAAGATGTGTCGCTTCGCGATGAATACGCGCGGCGGTTGGCCGGCTGGGTCGGGGTGGGCGATGAATTGGCGGTGGTCCGCCGGGTCCGCCGGGAGGCCGGCGGGTCGGCGCGCGGGCCCCGTCCGGGAGCGCCGGGACTGCGGGGGGCAGCGGCGGATCCACGCGGGACGGCGTCCGGCCCGCGGGGAACGGCGTCCGGCCCGCGGGGAACGGCGTCCGGCCCGCGACCGCCGGAGGCGGGTCCGGCGGCGGACCCGGCTGCCGCGCCGGACCCACGGGATCCCGCGTTGCAGGTCGAACGTGAGGCGCTCAAACTTGCACTGCAACGCCCGGCCTTGCTCGGCCCGGCTTTCGACGCGCTGGACGCGGCCGCGTTCCGTTCGCCGGCGTACGCCGAGGTGCGCGACGCGATTGAAAAAGCAGGGGGGACGGCGACCACCGCGGGGGGTGACGGCTGGGTGGCCGCCGTGCTGGACGCCGCACCGGACGACCGGGTCCGCCGGCTGGTCCGCGAACTGCTGGTCGAGCCGCCTTTCGTCGCCGGCGAGCCCGACGTCCGGTATGCCGCTGCGCAGGTGGCCCGGCTGCGGGTTCGCCTGCTGGATCGGGAGATTGCCGAGCTGAAGTCGCGGTTGCAGCGCATCAATCCGGTGGAGCAACCGACCGAGCACACCAGGCTCTTTGCCGAGCTGGTGCAGCTGGAGAAGCGCCGCCGCGATGACCTGGAGAACTACCTCGGCGTGGGTTAAAGGAGTGCGGCCGCGACGGCCTGGAGAACTACCTCAGCGTGGGTTAACTCCCGGGGGCGGACGTTGCTTTGAGGCGGCCATTCGCGAGCTCGGCGACTCTCGGCGATTCCTGGGGCGGGCGGCGTCCCGCTGCCTGAGGCGCGCAGACCGGTAAGCTCGGCGCGCCCGGTTAACTCCCGAGGACGTCTCGCTGGCTGAGGCGGGCGGTCCGGCGGGCGCCAAGGTGTTCGGCCCCGTCGAGGATGGCTGACCAGGGCGGCTGTCCGGGGCCGGACGATGGGATCGGCTGGCCGGTCGCTGCCGACCGGGGCCGGACACGGGGCTGTGCCCGCGGGCCGAACTACGTCAGCTCTCCGGCATGCCGTTCGCGCTCATTGTCACGGTTTCCGCGTGCTGTTCGCTGCGGGCCAAGCGGTTGGCGAGGTGGGACATCGGTCCGGGCAGCTTGCCGCCGACCTTCTCGGCGAGGGTGCCGGCTTTCTCCTGGACCATGTGCCGCGCCTGATTGCCGAGGTGCACCGCCTGGGCCTGAACGCGACCCGCGGTGTTCTTGACCCTCGGGTTCTCGAACACCCGCTTGGCCGCCTGCTTGATCTGCTCGTAACGTTCGCGGCCCGCCCGGGTGCCGAGGATGTATCCGACACCTGCCCCGATGGCAAATCCGATGCGCATGCGCATGGCGGCCTCCTACCCCGTTACTCCGTCCGGTGTCATGGGTCCTGCTCTACTGGGTTTTGCGTGTTTCCTGTGATTGCGTACGTCTTGTCTTTTGACGGTATCCCCGTTTACGGCCGGAGTCGACCCGGCCGACCTGATCAGCTGTTGCAGTCCGGTGACAGTTCCGGCATCGCAGGGGCGTTCGTCGTTGTCACACGCCGAAACGACCGGCCCCTGGACAGTTTGGGGCTCGGGGGTGCTCTGTCCGGCGGTGCTTTCCCGGGCCCACCGCGTTCGAGGCTTGGCGTGCGTGCCGGAGGTGATTCGTGCCCCGATCCCGTCAGTGCGCGGGCCGGTGGTCGTGCGCGCAGCGGTGAATCGCGAAACTGCCCCGATCCCGCCTGTGCGCGGGCCGGTGTCGCTGCGCCGCCGCGCTCGCGGTGCTACTGAACCGGTTCCCGCCCGTGCGCGGGCCCGTGTCGGTTCGTGATCCGGCTCCGGTTCGTTCTTGGTGACGGATCGGTGTTGACGCCGCGGTACGCCGGTCGCGTGCGGCTGATGACCGACACCGGCGCGGGCGCTCGTCGCGATCCCTACGCACGATGTGGCCCTGCCTTGGCTATTGCCCTGCCGTGGCTATGGCATTGCCTCGGCTATGGCCGACGCGCGGCCAGGAGGGACGACCGGCTGCCACCGCCGACCCGCTGGCATCCGAGCGCGAGGCGGTCGGCGTCCCCTCGGTGTCCGTGGCGCGGGATACGCTACGCTGACGTGGACGTCGGCCGCGCGGTGTTAGCCGTGGGCGGGTCGGTCCCGCGTAGCTCAATTGGCAGAGCGTCCGGCTGTTAACCGGTAGGTTGCAGGTTCGAGTCCTGCCGCGGGAGCCATGGGGGTGTTGCTGGGGTGTGGATTGCCGGATTGGTCACGGTTGGGTTTCCTCAGGTTGGTGGTTGGGTCTAGCGGCTGGTGCTGATCGTCCGCTAGGGTGCCCTGCTGTGATCTCATCGATGCGCCGGGCACGTCGGCCGTGGCTGTGGCCGTTAGTGGCGGCCTGCGGCGCACTGGTCGCGGGGGGTGCACTGGCAGGCTGTGATGCGCGGAGTCGACCGAGTGTCCTGGAACCAGCGGTGTCGGCGTCGCCGGGTGTTCCGGTGCCGCGGGTGACGGGGTTGGCGTCGGGGTCGAGTGCAGGGTCGGCGTCGGCTTCGCCTGTGTCGCCGGGCGGTTCCACGCCGACTATGACGGCTACGGTTAGTCCGTCGGCGACGCCGTGGCATGACACGCAGCGGGAAGCGTTCTACCCGGAGGCTGCCGCGAAAGAAGACGTCGCGATCCACGTGATCGAGCAATTCTTTGCTGGTGTCAATTATGAGCTGGATGCGAATGATGAGACGTTGCTCCGTGGCGTTGTCCGTCCGGATTGTGAAAACTGTCTGAGAGCGATGGAAGGTCTACACGCGCTTCATAAGAATGGACAGGTCAGTCGTGGTGGGCATTATCACCTGGTGAGTGTTGACCAGATTTGGCCGGTCGCCCCGTCGGTGGTCGAGGTCCGCGTGACCGGCTCGCGGGATCCGGGTGAGCTATTGTCGGCTTCCGGTCAGTTGCTGAATTCGTATCCGGTTCCACCCAACGCGTATTTGCAGTTCTTCGTCGATGTTAAGGCGTCACCTCCGGTGATCCTCCAGTACGCGGCAGTGGGGCCCGCATGACCCGCGCAACTGTCAGGTTTCTTGCTCTTACACTCGCCGTTCTTCCGGCTGTCTTATCCATTATGCCGCCGGCTACTGCGGACGAAAGCGGTACATTGTGTCGGAGCCAAGGACTGGAGCCGGTCTATTGTCCGGTGCCGGATGGCGACGGTTACCTGTATGTCTATGATTTTAGCGATCGCTTTACCCGAAACGAGAAGCCAATAACCGGCGGCACGGCGGAAAAGAAGTACGAGTTTGCTTTGACGTTTGGGTGTGCGGTGGCGAATCCGAATCGGCCGCCGGAGGAGGTGGTGTGTGTGGAGGCGCGGGAGTGGTGTGTGGGTCGGGGGTTGGCGGGGGTGCATGAGGTGATCTGGGCGCGGGAGGTGTGGCCGGTGGCGGGGGAGTGGCATGTGGTGGCGGATCGGTGTGTGGCGGGGGATGGTCCGGGGGTTGACCGGGAGGTGTTGGACGCGGTGGGGGAGGTGGCGCGGTTGCGGTTGCCGCGCCTGGTGCCGGTGGTGCAACCACGAGGGGTTGTGGTGGTGAATTTGCCGGTGGTGGTGTCGGTGGTGGATCCGGGGGTGCAGCGGTTGGTGGTGGACCGTCCGGTGCGGGGGGTGTTGGTGGCCTCGCCGCGGTTTGTGTGGACGTTTGATGACGGGTCGGTGGCCGAGGGTGCGGGCCGGGTGTTTGACGGGGTGGATCCGCGGGTGGCACCGGACCATTACGTGTCGCACACCTACCGGGCGGCCCAGGCGGATGGGTGGGTGCGGCTTACCGTGCACTGGGAGGCGGTGTTCACCACCGGTGGGATCACCTACCCGATCGACCCGATCGACGTCACCACCACCATCCACTACCCCGTCCACCAAGCTCGCGCCGTCCTCGTCACCACTCCATAAACCCGCGTAACGCACGCTCCGCACGCTGTCGTGGACGTCGGTCGCGCGGTGGTAGCCGTGGGCGGGTCGGTCCCGCGTAGCTCAATTGGCAGAGCGTCCGACTGTTAACGGTAGGTTGCAGATTCGAGTCCTGCCCCGGAAGCCAGTAAACAAGCCCCGTATTTCGGCAATTCCAACGGGTCTGTCAATTGCACCGAGATGGCGCGCCGTGGTTTTGCATCTAAGTTTTGGGTGTTCCTCTCGAGGGTGTGATCGCGTTGTGCGTAGCCGCTCGTTCGTGTTTCGTCCTGCCTCTCTCGTCACGTGACAGTGCGCACGGTCGCTCGGCGCTTCCGAGCCACGCTTGCCTCGTTGAGCTGTGCCGAGATCAGCAAGTCATGATCGAAGAGGGTCAGTCCGTTCGGCTATGTCGTAGCGGTCGTTCGGAGCGTGCACGTGGGAGCCAAACCGGCACGTCGCGCGTATGCCAACGATCTCTCGCGACCCACGCGCGACACCAGCTGCCATTAACTGCAAATTACTGGGGTGGATCAAGTATGCTAACGCGGAGTCTGGCGTGCGGTCGGAGGGGTGTGACCGATGGATGAGACACCGGGCAATGTCCTGACCATCGAGGAGCTGTCCACGTATCTGAAGATCCCGAAATCGACGCTCTACAAGCTCGTCCGGGAAGGCAAGGTGCCGTGCCAGAAGATTGGGCGCCATTGGCGCTTCCGGAAGGAAGCCATTGACCGCTGGTTGGACGATGCGGACGGCGAGTAGGAAGCCGACGAATAGGAAAGCGGAAGGCAGGAGAAATACGAGTGGCGGAACCGTTGGCGGATCAGGTCCTGCGCGAAGTCGATAGGGCGCGCGAGCTGTATCATCGCCTGATCCTTATGGTAGGACCGTCGGGAAGCGGGAAGACGCACGCACTGCAGCAGGTATCGGCCTCGACCTCCGCACCGCTCGTCAACGTCAATCTTGAGCTGTCTCGCCGGATGCTGGACCTAACCGAACGCCAACGGGCTCTGCAGGCTCCAAGGCTCTTGGGCGAAATCGTGGGCGAAGCCACAGGCGAGCTGGTTTTGCTTGACAACATCGAGATTCTTTTCGATGTCCACCTGAAGCAGGATCCTTTGCGTCTGCTTCAGGGATTGTCCCGGAACAAGACGGTCGTGGCCGCCTGGAACGGATCCATCGTGGATGGTCACATGACCTACGCCGTCCCGGACCACCCCGAATACCGCCGCTACCCGATTCGGGATTTTCTGGTGGTAAGTCTCTCGGTAACAACATGAAGGAAAAGAGAAGCGAAGCTGCAAGGGGACATGTGCAATGAGGTATGCAGACCTGATCCAGTTCGAGCCGATCGAGTCCGTCGTCCAGCTTCGGGATGCCGATGAGGTCACGAGCGCGAGACAGTTGGTCTGCACTTATGTCATCTCCGACGAGATGGCCGAGAAGCTGACCGGCCTTGTGATCCCCCAGCTTCAGTTCGACCAGCCCGCCGATAACAAGGGGCTGCTTGTCGTGGGCAACTACGGTACCGGTAAGTCACATCTCATGTCGGTGATCTCCAGCATCGCCGAGCACGCGGACCTGCTGTCCGCCCTGGACAACGCTCAGGTGGCACAAGCAGCAAGAGCGATCGCAGGCAAGTTCAAGGTGGTCCGCACCGAGATCGGGTACACCACTATGTCGCTGCGGGACATCCTCGTCGGCGAGCTGGAGGAGCACCTGGCCGCCATGGGCGTGACCTACACCTTCCCACACGCCAGCCAGGTCCCCAACAACAAGCGGGCATTCGAGGAGATGATGGCTGCGTTTCATGCCGAGTTCCCGGACCATGGCCTGCTCTTGGTTGTGGATGAGCTCCTGGACTATCTCCGTGGCCGCCCGGACCAGGCGCTGATCCTCGACCTTAACTTCCTCCGTGAGGTGGGCGAGGTCTGCAAGGACCTGCGCTTCCGCTTCATGGCAGGTGTGCAGGAGGCCATTTTCGACAGCCCTCGTCTCGCCTTCGCGGCCGAAAGCATCCGCCGGGTCAAGGACCGCTTCGAACAGATCCTTATCGCCCGAAAGGACGTCAAGTTCGTAGTCGCCGAGCGCCTGCTCAGGAAGACTGGCGAACAGCAGGCCAAGATCCGCGAGCACCTTACACCGTTCGCCAAGTTCTACGGCCACATGAACGAACGGATGGACGAGTTCGTCCGCCTCTTCCCGGTCCATCCCGACTACATCGACACCTTCGAGCGCATCACGGCGGTGGAGAAGCGCGAGGTGCTCAAGACCATCTCTCTGGCCATGAAGACGCTGCACGATCAGGAGGTGCCGGAGGACCGGCCCGGTCTCATTGCGTACGACAGTTACTGGACTTCCTTGCGCGAGAACCCCTCCTTCCGCGCCGTCCCGGACATCAAGGCGGTGATCGATTGTAGCCAGGTGCTGGAGTCCCGGATCGAGCAGGCCTTCACCCGGCCGGCGTACAAGCCCATGGCGCTCCGCATCATCCACGCGCTCTCGGTCCACCGGCTGACGACCGGAGACATCTACGCACCTCTGGGCGCCACGGCTGAGGAGCTGCGCGACGCGCTCTGTCTTTACCAGCCCGGCATCGAAGAATTAGGTGGAGACCCGGCCGACGACCTCCTTTCCCAGGTGGAAACGGTCCTGCGCGAGATCCACAGGACGGTCAGCGGCCAGTTCATCTCCTCCAATCCGGACAACCGGCAGTATTACCTCGATCTCAAGAAGACCGACGACTTCGACGCGCTTATCGAGAAGCGCGCCGAGAGCCTCGATGCCTCCCAGCTCGACCGCTATTACTACGAGGCTTTGAAACGGGTCATGGAGTGTACCGACCAGACCTACGTTACCGGCTACAAGATCTGGCAGCACGAGCTGGAATGGCTGGAGCACAAGGCGGCAAGACAGGGATATCTCTTCTTCGGCGCTCCCAACGAGCGCTCGACGGCCGTACCGCCCCGTGATTTCTACCTCTACTTCATTCAGCCGTTCGATCCGCCGCACTTCAAAGACGAGAAGAAGGCGGATGAAGTGTTCCTTCGCCTGACCAACAGGGACGATGAGTTTCGGATCGCGCTGACGAACTATGCCGCGGCGCTGGAGCTCGCGTCCACCTCGAGCGGCCACGCCAAAGCCACCTACGAGTCCAAGGCCACCGGATTCCTGCGGGACCTGGTGGGCTGGCTGCAGAAGCACATGACCGATGCCTTCGAAGTGACCCACCAGGGACGCACCAAGTCGCTGGTCGAATGGACC
Encoded proteins:
- a CDS encoding deoxyguanosinetriphosphate triphosphohydrolase, producing MPRQIAAYDAAAMERRVDEAPKHSARSAFARDRARVLHSFALRRLGAKTQVVGPTDVESDFPRTRLTHSLECAQIGRDLGAALGCDPDIVETACLAHDLGHPPFGHNGESALAQIARHIGGFEGNAQSFRLLTRLEAKILDAAGHSVGLNLTRASLDAATKYPWGPDTSDADAASHSDAGAASVPDAGVSPPGGVASVPDAGAASGGASGRKFGAYREDLAVLDWVRAGAPARRPCLEAQVMDWADDVAYSVHDLEDGIHAELVPLRRLRNPAGWADVVDVAAERYLIGVERAEIDDAVRRLLSFPWWLTEYTGSRRELAALKNMTSELIGRFCSAAETATRQAYGAAPVNRYAAELVVPREARIECGLLKAVTAHFVMARHGAEETRVRQREVLADLVEALVALDGTVLDPVFAEEWREAADDAGRLRAVVDQVAALTDTSALAWHRRLCPRNAVVIAGTTG
- a CDS encoding GNAT family N-acetyltransferase → MTETVGQHTDIAGQRIDIAGQHTDTAAQRTETGAQRTETVGDASSGRRPVDVESVSAVLVVAEVIRPLRWRVLRPDQPFAEAVYPGDDAPDTFHVAVRSGGDVLACASFHREPAPDGREGWRLRGMASATPGRGYGSTALTFGLAEVQRRGGRLVWCNARLPAVPFYQRHGFTVTSAEFEIPPIGRHVVMERVLP
- a CDS encoding NAD(P)/FAD-dependent oxidoreductase produces the protein MVSEQTFVVVGASLAGAKAAEALRSGGFDGRILLIGDDPERPYERPPLSKGFLLGKEPKEKAYVHPENFYAEQNIELRTSTSVTAVHRDRHEVELAGGERIRYDKLLLATGAAPIRPRLPGADLPGVLYLRTMADSVALRAALERGGRVVIVGGGWIGLEVAAAARHYGCAVVLLEPLPAPLYRVLGLELGGFYAQVHRDHGVDVRLGVGAAEFRGTDRVEAVVASDGTVLTADVVVVGVGARPNTALAEAAGLPVENGILVDEFLRTADPDIFAAGDVANAYNPFYGTRIRVEHWANAQDQGSAAAVSMLGRGEPFAKVPYFYSDQYDVGMVYSGLLNPEESYELVYRGSRDSGEFCVFWLKDGVVAAGMNVNVWDVHSDIRALIKSRTPVDPAKLADPGTPIAEAAR
- the dnaG gene encoding DNA primase yields the protein MAGRIRDADIARVRELSPIADVVAEYVTLRNAGGGSLKGLCPFHDERTPSFHVTPARGLWHCFGCGEGGDVITFVEKIEHLSFFEAVERLAARVGYELHYEQGPASLRGSGGQRQRLLAANTAAAAFFAAQLSDAPAARRFLTDRGFDDATISRYGLGFSPARWDELVRHLRREGFSDDDLVTAGLAIRGNRGLVDRFRGRLMWPIRDITGDIVGFGARKLDPADDGPKYLNTPETPLFKKSSVLYGIDLAKKDIARIRQAVIVEGYTDVMACHLAGVTTAVATCGTAFGEEHVRVLRRLLLDTSEFGGEVIFTFDADAAGRKAAMRAFESDQKFVAHTFIAVAPDGMDPCDLRLARGDAAVRDMIARRQPLFEFAIRSLLRDFNLDLPEGRVAALERTIPLVARIKDVSLRDEYARRLAGWVGVGDELAVVRRVRREAGGSARGPRPGAPGLRGAAADPRGTASGPRGTASGPRGTASGPRPPEAGPAADPAAAPDPRDPALQVEREALKLALQRPALLGPAFDALDAAAFRSPAYAEVRDAIEKAGGTATTAGGDGWVAAVLDAAPDDRVRRLVRELLVEPPFVAGEPDVRYAAAQVARLRVRLLDREIAELKSRLQRINPVEQPTEHTRLFAELVQLEKRRRDDLENYLGVG
- a CDS encoding PhzF family phenazine biosynthesis isomerase encodes the protein MQVLRYAAFTTTPSGGNPAGVVLDAADLDDAAMQRIAAEVGYSETAFLSPRFSVPHSAGSSPSSGFSPQPSLPSAHLSPSAPSFPADGGFAVRYFTPQVEVPFCGHATIAAGVVLGERYGEGRYRLHAPAGPIDVDVARDADGYVATLTSVTPSLAPLPDAEPLLAALRWSASDLDPQLPPRVAFAGLHHPVLAAATRARLADLHPDLDALAAVMRAAGWSTVQLVWRETPTVFWSRNPAPAVGIAEDPATGSAAAAFGHYLRELGLVDVPATVTIHQGDDLGRPSVLVVHIGADDPRIRVAGHAVPIDDPA
- a CDS encoding helix-turn-helix domain-containing protein gives rise to the protein MDETPGNVLTIEELSTYLKIPKSTLYKLVREGKVPCQKIGRHWRFRKEAIDRWLDDADGE
- the brxF gene encoding BREX-3 system P-loop-containing protein BrxF codes for the protein MAEPLADQVLREVDRARELYHRLILMVGPSGSGKTHALQQVSASTSAPLVNVNLELSRRMLDLTERQRALQAPRLLGEIVGEATGELVLLDNIEILFDVHLKQDPLRLLQGLSRNKTVVAAWNGSIVDGHMTYAVPDHPEYRRYPIRDFLVVSLSVTT
- a CDS encoding YtxH domain-containing protein, with translation MRMRIGFAIGAGVGYILGTRAGRERYEQIKQAAKRVFENPRVKNTAGRVQAQAVHLGNQARHMVQEKAGTLAEKVGGKLPGPMSHLANRLARSEQHAETVTMSANGMPES